A region of Lycium barbarum isolate Lr01 chromosome 3, ASM1917538v2, whole genome shotgun sequence DNA encodes the following proteins:
- the LOC132629866 gene encoding uncharacterized protein LOC132629866: protein MVGIFTSFDQLPEDIIMEIFSILPVKSILKLKSVCKYCYLLIQSPTFIIKHFCHKTNHAVPFVHLYFLDTKQLSLSTDEYPLLQDFYLHKSTSLKPVIGPLNGLFFVHNLDKNDMALWNPATEEIKKITIPSPPFYPSLPYRILQKCTTSKGSGMHLLTFLKSPSNTNFSLCCSDSAEILPHPCRILEKHTASEGSDTHSSTFLKGPSERDFRSYAHHFGFGMDPLSKDYKVVWIRDYFWKEETFTRSASAVVSVYSLCTDSWRHFEDNTFWSSHIVMSYFDSYLDGFYYWKKIDGEHNCEILAFDFRNEDFQVIQTPDVFNTNLGTLGLYDGSISMFFHFLVQSKTCIEIWVMEKFGFWTKKLVLESPLIVKRPIGYGVKGEIFLETTSSSLTMIDPRTQEIAKFTEPLGNNGYSLQVLGYKKSLVSIKKLTSCNLTRGWV, encoded by the coding sequence ATGGTGGGAATATTTACAAGTTTTGATCAACTTCCAGAAGATATAATCATGGAGATATTCTCAATTCTGCCTGTGAAATCTATACTGAAACTCAAATCTGTCTGCAAATACTGTTACTTACTCATTCAAAGTCCAACTTTTATTATCAAGCACTTCTGTCACAAAACCAATCATGCAGTTCCATTTGTTCATCTCTATTTCTTGGACACAAAACAATTATCTCTCTCAACTGATGAATACCCTTTACTCCAAGATTTTTACTTGCACAAATCCACTTCTTTAAAGCCAGTGATTGGCCCCTTAAATGGCCTCTTTTTTGTGCACAATCTTGATAAGAATGATATGGCTCTGTGGAACCCTGCAACAGaggaaatcaagaaaataacAATACCAAGTCCACCTTTTTATCCTTCGCTCCCGTATCGGATCCTTCAGAAATGCACTACTTCTAAAGGTTCCGGCATGCACCTattgacatttttgaagagtccgagcaacacaaATTTTAgcttatgttgctcggactctgcAGAAAtattgccgcacccgtgtcggatcctcgaGAAACACACTGCTTCTGAAGGTTCTGACACACACTCGTCGACATTTTTAAAGGGTCCGAGCGAGAGAGATTTTAGGTCTTATGCTCATCATTTTGGATTTGGAATGGACCCGTTGAGTAAAGATTACAAAGTTGTATGGATAAGAGATTATTTTTGGAAAGAAGAAACATTTACAAGGAGTGCATCCGCTGTTGTTTCAGTTTATTCACTATGTACTGATTCTTGGAGGCATTTTGAAGACAATACATTTTGGAGTAGTCATATAGTAATGTCCTATTTTGATTCATATCTTGATGGATTTTATTACTGGAAGAAAATTGATGGTGAACACAACTGTGAAATTCTTGCATTTGATTTTAGAAATGAAGATTTTCAAGTGATACAAACTCCGGATGTGTTCAATACAAATTTAGGAACACTTGGTTTATATGATGGTTCTATTTCTATGTTCTTTCATTTTCTTGTTCAAAGCAAGACTTGTATTGAGATTTGGGTGATGGAAAAGTTTGGATTTTGGACCAAAAAATTGGTTCTTGAATCACCTTTGATAGTTAAAAGACCAATTGGATATGGTGTCAAAGGGGAGATTTTTCTTGAAACTACATCATCAAGTCTTACAATGATTGATCCAAGAACACAAGAAATTGCTAAGTTCACTGAACCACTGGGGAATAATGGCTACTCTTTGCAAGTTCTTGGGTACAAGAAGAGCTTAGTTTCCATCAAGAAATTGACCAGTTGTAACTTAACTAGAGGTTGGGTTTAA
- the LOC132633968 gene encoding F-box protein At5g10340-like translates to MVGIFTSFDQLPEDIIMEIFSILPVKSILKLKAVCKYWYLLIQTPNFIIKHFCHKTNHAILFVHIYFLDKNQLSLSNNESPLLQDFYLHKSTSLKPVIGPLNGLFFVHNLDKNEMALWNPATEEIKKITISSPPLYPSLPYQILQKYNTSKGSAMHPATFLKSSSNTNFNLCCSDSPEMLSHPCRILEKHTASEGSDTHPSIFLKGPSERDFRSYAHHFGFGMDPLSKDYKVVWIRDYFWKEETFTRSASAVVSVYRLSTDSWRHFEDTTFLSSHIVMSYFDSYLDGFYYWKKIDAEQNCEILAFDFRNETFQVIQTPDVFNSNLGTLGLYDGCVSMFFHFVVQSKTCIEIWVMERFGFWTKRLVLESPLIVKRPIGYGVKGEIFLETTSSSLTMIDPRTQEIAKFTEPLGNNGYSLQVLGYKKSLVSIKKLTSCNLTRVLEFEL, encoded by the coding sequence ATGGTGGGAATATTTACAAGTTTTGATCAACTTCCAGAAGATATAATCATGGAGATATTCTCAATTCTGCCTGTGAAATCTATACTGAAACTCAAAGCTGTCTGCAAATACTGGTACTTACTCATTCAAACTCCAAATTTTATTATCAAACACTTTTGCCACAAAACCAATCATGCAATTCTATTTGTTCATATCTATTTCTTGGACAAAAACCAATTATCTCTCTCAAATAATGAATCCCCTTTACTCCAAGATTTTTATCTCCACAAATCCACTTCTTTAAAGCCAGTGATTGGCCCCTTAAATGGCCTCTTTTTTGTGCACAATCTTGATAAGAATGAAATGGCTCTGTGGAACCCCGCAACAGaggaaatcaagaaaataacaatatcaagtcCACCTCTTTATCCTTCGCTCCCGTATCAGATTCTTCAAAAATACAATACTTCTAAAGGTTCCGCCATGCACCCggcgacatttttgaagagttcgAGCAACACAAATTttaacctatgttgctcggactctccagaAATGTtgtcgcacccgtgtcggattctcGAGAAACACACTGCTTCTGAAGGTTCTGACACACACCCGTCGATATTTTTAAAGGGTCCGAGCGAGAGAGATTTTAGGTCTTATGCTCATCATTTTGGTTTTGGAATGGACCCTTTGAGTAAAGATTACAAAGTTGTATGGATAAGAGATTACTTTTGGAAAGAAGAAACATTTACAAGAAGTGCATCAGCTGTTGTTTCAGTGTATAGACTAAGTACTGATTCTTGGAGGCATTTTGAGGACACTACATTTTTGAGTAGTCATATAGTTATGTCATATTTTGATTCATATCTTGATGGATTTTATTACTGGAAGAAAATTGATGCTGAACAGAACTGTGAAATTCTTGCATTTGATTTTAGAAATGAAACGTTTCAAGTTATACAAACTCCAGATGTGTTCAATTCAAATTTGGGAACACTTGGTTTGTATGATGGTTGTGTTTCTATGTTCTTTCATTTTGTTGTTCAGAGCAAAACATGTATTGAGATTTGGGTGATGGAAAGGTTTGGATTTTGGACTAAAAGATTGGTTCTTGAATCACCTTTGATAGTTAAAAGACCAATTGGATATGGTGTCAAAGGGGAGATTTTTCTTGAAACTACATCATCAAGTCTTACAATGATTGATCCAAGAACACAAGAAATTGCTAAGTTCACTGAACCACTGGGAAATAATGGCTACTCTTTGCAAGTTCTTGGGTACAAGAAGAGCTTAGTTTCCATCAAGAAATTGACCAGTTGTAACTTAACCAGAGTTCTTGAGTTCGAACTCTGA